A region of the Mytilus galloprovincialis chromosome 1, xbMytGall1.hap1.1, whole genome shotgun sequence genome:
gtaccagtcaacaagaaagataatgaaacccctgagaTGCGTCTTAATGAAATCTGTCTCCTCCTTCAGTAGTATTGATATTCATATGTCAAATTCTGCTTTAGTCCAAGAGTCTAAAATACAGTTGCATAAGAGCTAATTTCCAAATGCTTGTAGATAAGACTAATTAgtgtgaaaaatatttattttgtttggttggcttgcttggtTTGATGGAATAAACATTTGCTTGAGCATTGAAATTAATCTGCAAAGAATATAGACTGGGCATTCAGAGTTAAACCGTACTAACATTGTCTGGTAAtgattacatatatatacaattggGTGTTCCTACAGGATAACATCCagtcaaatttaattttaaatattataatgtaCATTTATACAGATTTTACTGTGCTTGAGCAAACATTAATtgaaacaaagcaagcaagccaaccaaagtctTAATTTACAAGCATTTGGAAATTAGCTGTGAATAAACATTACAAGTACACCAAGTCCAACATGGTGAAATGAATTAAAGCTTTAATTTTAGAGGATGTTTGTTGCATATATTAAAAGACGTAAACCAAATCATGGCTTTTGGTCTTTTCAGGTATTTCAAAAGCCAGTTCAAGATCAGGGAAAAAAACATGTTCATTTAACTTTAAATTCTCAGGCAAATTAGTTATTTTGAAGTGACTTTTGTTTATGTATTCCTTTACATTATTTTTCAGACTTGGAATGGAAAATAATTTATGTTGGCTCAGCAGAAAGTGTAGATCATGATCAAACATTAGATTCAGTATTGGTTGGACCTGTGCCTGGTGGAAAACATATGTTTGTTTTTCAGGTATGGATATAAATGAAATGTTACCCTGAAATACCACaacattaaaaatcatataaggccataaaaaaagaataggtttgtttgcccaaacactacctacccagaaaaaagctgcctactcaaattcttttattgtcctgatttgaagaagtttttttaatcagataggcatgaagactaataaacacctgatacttcaatttctctttaaaaaaaagaaaaagaaaatgcctacctacctacccactgtctcaaccattgggtagggtttgggcaaaccaaaatattttgaattgtggCCTAAATGTCATCAAATTTTGTAATAGTTATCATTGGTTAATATGTCACTTCCGGATGTTGTGATCTTTTAGTTGTTTGTCAGATTTCATTTTTGCAGCAGCCATGGATAAAATGACccaattttagttttaaaaaacaatgattgtcggtatatacatgtatattgtatgttaTGCATTATGAAATGATATGGATTGGAAACTTATCTTCATATCATTGTCGTATAAAAAAATTGTGTACCATAacatctatatacatgtacatgtatgtacataacCTGAATACAAACTATTAATTACATTATCAAGGCTGATCAAGAGGTTGGCCTGGAGTCTGATAGATCTTAATAATTGCCATTGAGCTGTTTAAATCCCAGTGTCACTGTGGTGAAAGGAatgtaatcaaaataaaattttattcctCAGCCCTTGTCTGTGAAACACTATGAGATTTTGATGAACACAATATTAAATCTTTCACCTATTGGTGGccattggctgttgtctgctctttggttgggttgttgttgccttgacacattccctatttccattctcaattttacctacATGCACTTGATTTTCAAAGATAacatgattaaaacttgtcgtgaatcctggattttgattggtGCCCTGTCAAAGAGGTTTGTAATCAACAATATTATCAGCTAGATTTTATTAAAATAGTAATCCTGAGCTAATATTGCATATGATAaattgatgatttttcatttgtcTATGCATTCAGGCGTAACTGAAGTATTGTAGATCAGTGAAATATAACTTGAATTATTCAGGTTACtgcaaaaagatttttttatttgcatgtcACATTAATGAAGTCTTTAAGAAGAATCAGATGCAAATCCTGTGAACTTGTGGGTTAAAATTGTTGatctttatctataaaaaaaaaaggacccTATATTTTAATTGACAAGCAGTGAGGTCAATGAGTCATGTAGTCAGGTAGTTCTCCAATcttaaaaagcattttttttagcCGTAGTCTTCAGACTTAAACTCCCTTTTATTTAGTAAGATTGAGGATTTTTTGTACATGCACATTTCTGTTTTACAAGTGCGGTCCAACACTTGAGTTTTGCATGGCATTGACGAAATGATACAAGTGTCCAAATTTGTTTTTTCCTGATCGGCCACGAAACagtattttttgtgtgttttgagtATTGATAATTTGGAAGAAGTTGTTATAATATTTCTGTATGGTAATAAAAGCGGCAGTTCAGAAAAGATATAAGCAGCGAGCTAGTCAACAAACGGTTTatgttcttatatattttatggactATGCTtagatattcatatgatgaagacttaATCTTTCACCTATAAGTGGGcataggctgttttctgctctttaatCAGGCTATTGTTgccttgacacattccctatttccattctcaattttacgtacATACATGTTCAttgggcttaaattaaaatattttttgtttgccctttaccaaCCGACTCTATAAATttgttccgcctgaaaatctgttatttgtatttaccagcaagattttattttatttttccgttcctacaaaaattcatatatttgtatttcctgctcaaaacttttttaccggaatcctcagGTTTTATCTTTCCCGTATaaggtctagtccgtttggtatcatgtgagcgtttgacatgaacacttgcatttagatttcaaagcatttgtttgaaatcgatgttgaaagcTTTGAAATTATGATATGACGAATGTTACTCTGTGTCTTTATACTTGAAGAGTAGggttcttcaaaaaaaaaaaagtttgtccaatacaaaattatcaatgtgtgtacaaaatattttgtaaacggacgttgtatccTATGTAGGACTGGCCTTTGGTGATCTgtagatcaggatgattatgttaacgatgccttcGATAAGcattgatatattatttatatctgacatgaaccaaaggtctGTAAagtggcagtaaaatcgccaagtttttccatacagatcatttatgaATGCaatgtaaaatacgtgacaattgagtttcaagtcttgtatcatttttactgGAAACCCAGTCACAcacgaaaatttaaacactcttGGGACTTTTTCTTctagtaatgtatgtctgcccAGACATATTTTATCaggacaaagttatctcttagTTACAGAAAACCTTAAGGTTGAGGTAAGCGTACAAGGTACAAatagtacagaatattagtgtaagttaaaactcttaaaagttccaggcatataaacgttgaaaatatgccgcacagcattatttgaaaacaaaatagtagtgcatatgaattaatttcacattctacatgataattttttttcaaaacttcctggGACTTTATACTTATAGTCACAGAAACTTATTAGCAAAAgcaatacagacaaaaatgacatcatgcagatttgtatctataaaataaaatagtatacCTACCTGTCTACcaattacaaaaaatgtaccaagctaagttattttttgggatagaaaaagaaaatattttacctacctacctaccctgtttcaaaatatagggtcggaaaagggcaaacaaacaatattttaatttagaccttatattatatgattttattattaattattttctaCATTGAAGGCAGGACCACCAGATATATCAAAAATACCATATAAAGATGCTGTAGGTGTAACGGTAGTATTGTTGACATGCTCCTATAGAAACAAAGAATTTATTAGAGTAGGATATTATGTAAACAATGAATATACAGATCCAGAACTGAGAGAAAATCCACCAGAAAATATACAgtttgaaaaagtatgtgcaagTATTAACAAAACTAAATTAAACTTGAAAGCTTCTAACAGAAAATAGACAttttgaacttaagataaaaacCAATGCATGCTTTGTAGATAAAAACAGCCATGATTAACATTTAAATGGTCATAATCTACTAGACCTAATAACCCTTTTGTGTAATAGCTTAAGTTGTCTCTGGTGATGATTTAAGTAATGACAGACACATTTGCATGTTTAAATACGCCTATTGCTTTCATTTGGATGGATGATAAATTGGGATTCCCCTCTGACAATGATGGCGTTTTGATTATAATGATTACACAAACATATTGAGAATCCAAAGTACCTGAAATGTTACGAATGCTTTCACGCTGTGTATCATCAGTTAGTACAGcagatataggtactaaccaagtgGGCGTGATCGATTTTGACCTCACACAGTAACgaaaatttgttttgttcacataatatcaataTGTACCTCTGTACCTCAATCTAATGTACCTCAATCTAAACATAgttgttgttttaagaaatgatttggtcgtaggttgatgattagagatgtctcattattttccaaATGATACCTGTACGATGATACACAGtgtttcatatatttctttacatttagacttgtgtatttttgttgttttcagtTAGAAAGAAGTATTTTAGCAACATCACCTAGGGTAACAAGATTTAAAATTGACTGGGATGACAATGCAGCAGAAAATGGAGAAAATGTTCCTCCAGTACAGAATATAGACAGTGAATCAAATCAATTTCAGTCTCCGGCAGGGTTAATGAAGGATGTTCTGTCAAGTAAACCATCCCCTTCAGCATTTAATACTGACAGTATAAGTAACACTATGGGTACTGATATACCAATGGAATGAAGAATGTATTATATCAACTTGTACTACTTCAAATATCAACTTTTGCAGGGAACGTGGAATTTTGATTTGAAAACACGAAAGATGAGGTGGACTTGCAAATGTGCAGCTATTTATTTAGATTGTCTTGAGAGACACTGGATTATAATGTTATTGTATAGTGCATGTATGTATCAATGGTAGGAAATAATCTGTTTCATAGAAACAAGGAAGGTTACATGTAACCTAGCTTAcaagttacatgtacatatagttaATTAACAttctatttattcaaatattttggtaAGGCTTATATCAATTTTCTCTTTGAGCCTTTATCAccatcttttttttcatattctctTATAAAACCACTTATCCTATTAAGttgtcaaattttaaaatttaatctctTCTGAAGCTACAAGTTGGccttttttgttattgaaaataatGGTTGTTTGATGCTTGGAAGATCAAAAGAAGCTTAAGGATTCTCATTTGTGGCACCATAAAATGTTATACAGAAAATTcccattgtacatgttgtaatatttgtctgaaactactcggccaacTTATAGAAAAGGGATTCATGGTCCTAGGAGCCTCGTGTTAATCTTCTAttctgtaatttttgttttaaaagtatacGGTTTTTGCAAccattgcatatatatatataccttcaCAGGAGGGGCTATTCATAGTAAGTTTTGAAGTACTAACCTGCCTGGTATTCTTGAGGACCCTGAAGACATTATCATCTAAAAAACTTTTATTCTAAGCTCATCATTagttaattatacatgtacaaaccaAACTGATTTTTGTTATATATCATGATGTAATTCACTAATTGTTTGAGCAAGCTAGGCAGCAATCATGCATAATAATGAGAATATAGATAACTTTCCATTATAAAGATTTACATTTAAGATATGTATATCAATAAGAAGCATGTCTTCTAgtgc
Encoded here:
- the LOC143043150 gene encoding histone chaperone asf1b-B-like, which produces MAKVNICNVRVLDNPSPFFNPFQFEITFECLEDLPEDLEWKIIYVGSAESVDHDQTLDSVLVGPVPGGKHMFVFQAGPPDISKIPYKDAVGVTVVLLTCSYRNKEFIRVGYYVNNEYTDPELRENPPENIQFEKLERSILATSPRVTRFKIDWDDNAAENGENVPPVQNIDSESNQFQSPAGLMKDVLSSKPSPSAFNTDSISNTMGTDIPME